A single Pseudodesulfovibrio aespoeensis Aspo-2 DNA region contains:
- a CDS encoding NAD(P)/FAD-dependent oxidoreductase — MDYVIVGNGVSAIGAIEGIRLKDTSGKILVISDEEVPTYGRPLISYYLSDKIKFETLPYRPEAFYQKNNIEMKLGSRVLSVDTEARELLLDSGEKVTYGKLLLATGGAPVKPALPGIDGPGVYNFTTVAHAEALRELVDKVKKVVVIGAGLIALKAAEGFAEKGVDVTIVVRSRIMRTYFDETASELIVAHLEKNGIRFMQGTGTKEIVRYSDGTIKGVETDQGFVGADVVIVAAGVRPNMGLAVQAGISTVKGIRVNDFMATSNPEVFAAGDVAEARDMLTGEFTVRPIWPNAYSQGRYAGLNMAGAGKPYTGGMSMNSITYYGLATISVGETNPGEGEGYETETFLDRDKSVYRKLVFKGDKLAGCILIGDIDGAGFYTSFIKNGFTLDADARKRLMEGDPSPALWPDEFIEAMHNNP; from the coding sequence ATGGATTACGTTATTGTCGGAAACGGCGTTTCGGCCATAGGAGCGATAGAGGGAATTCGACTGAAAGACACTTCCGGGAAGATTCTCGTCATCAGCGACGAAGAGGTGCCCACCTACGGAAGGCCGCTCATTTCCTACTATCTGTCCGACAAGATCAAATTCGAGACGCTCCCCTACAGGCCGGAAGCATTCTATCAAAAGAACAATATCGAGATGAAGCTCGGCTCGCGGGTGCTCTCCGTGGACACCGAGGCCAGGGAACTGCTGCTCGACAGCGGCGAAAAGGTGACCTACGGCAAGCTGCTGCTGGCTACCGGCGGCGCGCCGGTCAAGCCCGCCCTGCCGGGCATCGACGGCCCTGGCGTCTACAACTTCACCACCGTGGCCCATGCCGAGGCCCTGCGCGAGCTGGTGGACAAGGTCAAGAAGGTCGTGGTCATAGGCGCGGGCCTCATTGCCCTCAAGGCTGCCGAGGGGTTTGCCGAGAAGGGCGTGGATGTGACCATCGTCGTGCGCTCCCGGATCATGCGCACCTATTTTGACGAGACTGCCAGCGAGCTCATCGTGGCGCACCTGGAGAAGAACGGCATCCGCTTCATGCAGGGGACCGGCACAAAGGAGATCGTCCGCTACTCCGACGGCACCATCAAGGGCGTGGAGACCGACCAGGGCTTTGTGGGCGCGGATGTGGTCATAGTGGCTGCGGGCGTGCGGCCCAACATGGGGCTGGCCGTGCAGGCGGGCATCAGTACGGTCAAGGGCATCCGGGTCAACGACTTCATGGCCACCAGCAATCCCGAGGTGTTTGCGGCGGGCGATGTGGCCGAGGCCAGGGACATGCTCACCGGCGAATTCACAGTGCGCCCCATCTGGCCCAACGCCTATTCACAGGGCCGCTACGCCGGGCTGAACATGGCCGGGGCGGGCAAGCCCTATACCGGCGGCATGTCCATGAACTCCATCACCTACTACGGCCTGGCCACCATCTCGGTGGGCGAGACCAACCCAGGCGAGGGGGAAGGCTACGAGACCGAGACCTTTCTCGACCGTGACAAGTCCGTTTACCGCAAGCTCGTCTTCAAGGGCGACAAGCTGGCCGGCTGCATCCTCATCGGTGACATTGACGGTGCCGGTTTCTACACCAGTTTCATCAAAAACGGCTTCACCCTCGACGCCGACGCCCGCAAGCGGCTCATGGAGGGCGACCCCTCGCCCGCCCTGTGGCCCGACGAGTTCATCGAGGCCATGCACAATAATCCTTAA